A stretch of Haloprofundus halophilus DNA encodes these proteins:
- a CDS encoding polysaccharide deacetylase family protein, whose translation MGDIDVAIGVDADCVAGWLGSYGGADSPADLSRGLSAGNEGIPRLVQLFEDEGIDTSWYIPGHTIETFREEVQAVADAGHEIGVHGYSHENPTDLSREQEDEILELSKELVEDVTGEEPVGHRASWWEFSENTPELVEEHGFLYDSSLMEREFEPGWMRKGDSWEKIQYDSEPETWTEPYRYGEETDVVEIPISWYRDDIPPMLFIKQPSYHAGYKDPEMMYEQYYKRQFDYLYDRRGAGVYTFTIHPDLHGLPHMISLLQEFIGYVRSHEDAEFRTLEEIARKYRDDPSIYEPEGAYV comes from the coding sequence ATGGGAGACATAGACGTAGCAATCGGCGTCGACGCGGACTGTGTCGCTGGCTGGTTAGGGTCGTACGGCGGGGCAGACTCGCCGGCGGACCTCTCGCGCGGGCTCTCCGCCGGGAACGAGGGCATTCCGCGACTGGTGCAGCTGTTCGAGGACGAGGGAATCGACACGTCGTGGTACATCCCCGGTCACACGATAGAGACGTTCCGCGAGGAGGTTCAGGCCGTCGCGGACGCGGGTCACGAGATCGGCGTCCACGGCTACTCTCACGAGAACCCGACGGACCTCTCCCGCGAGCAGGAAGACGAGATTCTCGAACTCTCGAAGGAGCTCGTCGAGGACGTCACCGGAGAGGAGCCGGTCGGCCACCGGGCGAGCTGGTGGGAGTTCAGCGAGAACACGCCCGAACTCGTCGAAGAGCACGGCTTCCTCTACGACAGCAGCTTGATGGAGCGCGAGTTCGAGCCGGGGTGGATGCGGAAGGGCGACAGCTGGGAGAAGATACAGTACGACAGCGAACCCGAGACGTGGACGGAGCCGTACCGGTACGGCGAGGAGACCGACGTCGTCGAGATACCGATCAGCTGGTACCGCGACGACATCCCGCCGATGCTGTTCATCAAGCAGCCCAGCTACCACGCGGGGTACAAGGACCCGGAGATGATGTACGAACAGTACTACAAGCGGCAGTTCGACTACCTCTACGACCGGCGGGGAGCCGGGGTGTACACGTTCACCATCCACCCCGACCTCCACGGGCTACCCCACATGATCTCGCTCCTGCAGGAGTTCATCGGCTACGTTCGGAGCCACGAGGACGCCGAGTTCAGGACGCTCGAGGAGATTGCGCGCAAGTACCGGGACGACCCGTCGATCTACGAACCCGAGGGGGCGTACGTGTAG
- a CDS encoding transcription factor S yields the protein MEFCDECGSMMQTQGDNWVCTKCGHEKLRDQAKEQAMVTTQAQEESEVIESEGGTSGLPTTTAHCPECGNDTAYWYMQQIRSADESETRFFVCTECEHKWREDDH from the coding sequence ATGGAGTTCTGCGACGAATGCGGTTCGATGATGCAGACGCAAGGCGACAACTGGGTCTGCACGAAGTGCGGTCACGAGAAACTGCGCGACCAGGCCAAAGAGCAGGCGATGGTGACGACGCAGGCTCAAGAGGAGTCCGAAGTCATCGAGTCCGAGGGCGGCACGAGCGGCCTGCCGACGACGACCGCACACTGCCCCGAGTGCGGCAACGACACCGCCTACTGGTACATGCAGCAGATTCGCTCGGCCGACGAGTCCGAGACGCGATTCTTCGTCTGTACCGAGTGCGAACACAAGTGGCGCGAAGACGACCACTGA
- a CDS encoding DUF5789 family protein — MSETIKLSRVDTAFERLSYPVARDEAVAEYADTTVALADGEANLGELVSETRSERFRSSEELSEELYNVLPVEALGEPGQSEGDA; from the coding sequence ATGAGTGAGACGATAAAACTGAGTCGAGTCGACACCGCCTTCGAGCGGCTCTCGTACCCGGTCGCCCGCGACGAGGCCGTCGCGGAGTACGCCGACACGACCGTAGCGCTCGCCGATGGGGAGGCGAACCTCGGCGAGTTAGTTTCGGAGACGCGCAGCGAGAGGTTCCGCAGTTCCGAAGAGCTGTCCGAGGAGTTGTACAACGTCCTGCCCGTCGAAGCGCTGGGAGAACCGGGACAGTCGGAGGGCGACGCCTGA
- a CDS encoding enoyl-CoA hydratase/isomerase family protein, whose translation MAETVLLDIDSDDVATITVNRPDRLNALNVETLEALEDALDEAEAADARVVVLTGAGEKAFVAGADISYMKELSVPEAQEYAELGHRVADRLETFPAPVIAAINGYAFGGGCELALACDLRVASERAVIGQTEIDLGITPGWGGSQRLPRLVGDELARRMIYFGDRVDATDAHEHGLVGEVVAHDELDDVVSTRAAELAAKPKFALQTAKETINAVHEEPQGAGLVYERRAWSGLFGTHDQREGMDAFLDKRDPDFE comes from the coding sequence ATGGCGGAGACCGTACTCCTCGACATCGACAGCGACGACGTGGCGACCATCACCGTCAACCGACCGGACCGACTCAACGCGCTCAACGTCGAGACGCTCGAAGCGCTCGAAGACGCCCTCGACGAGGCCGAGGCGGCCGACGCGCGCGTCGTCGTCCTCACCGGCGCGGGCGAGAAGGCGTTCGTCGCCGGCGCGGACATCTCCTACATGAAGGAGCTCTCGGTGCCCGAAGCGCAGGAATACGCCGAACTCGGTCACCGCGTCGCCGACCGCCTCGAAACGTTTCCCGCCCCCGTCATCGCCGCCATCAACGGCTACGCCTTCGGCGGCGGCTGCGAACTCGCGCTGGCCTGCGACCTCCGGGTCGCCTCCGAACGCGCCGTCATCGGCCAGACCGAGATCGACCTCGGCATCACGCCCGGATGGGGCGGCAGCCAGCGACTGCCGCGCCTCGTCGGCGACGAACTCGCCCGGCGGATGATCTACTTCGGCGACCGCGTCGACGCGACCGACGCCCACGAACACGGCCTCGTCGGCGAAGTCGTCGCCCACGACGAACTCGACGACGTCGTCTCCACCCGCGCTGCCGAACTCGCCGCGAAACCGAAGTTCGCGCTGCAGACGGCGAAAGAGACCATCAACGCCGTTCACGAGGAACCGCAGGGCGCGGGCCTCGTCTACGAGCGTCGGGCGTGGAGCGGACTGTTCGGCACGCACGACCAGCGAGAGGGGATGGACGCGTTCCTCGACAAACGAGACCCCGACTTCGAGTGA
- a CDS encoding DUF5797 family protein, with protein MTLSDEDKERLADVVKLQPTKNKELQDRWDLDSGSEVHRYLEGTLKEYYYRDENSLIRATTEAAELLGIDPPVEDERDEGAPSVLRVPELESRVFEVVAGPDERSESVVSVLNKLRERFDVDPEAADVRRALQSLKRKGVVEVTYRTVPTFKLAVDRDEVDVEVV; from the coding sequence ATGACCCTCTCGGACGAGGACAAGGAGCGGTTGGCGGACGTGGTCAAACTCCAACCGACGAAGAACAAGGAACTGCAGGACCGCTGGGACCTCGACAGCGGCAGCGAGGTCCACCGCTACCTCGAAGGCACGCTCAAGGAGTACTACTACCGCGACGAGAACAGCCTCATCCGGGCGACGACGGAGGCCGCGGAGCTGCTCGGCATCGACCCGCCGGTCGAGGACGAACGCGACGAGGGCGCGCCGAGCGTGCTTCGCGTCCCCGAACTCGAGTCGCGGGTGTTCGAGGTCGTCGCCGGACCCGACGAGCGCTCCGAGAGCGTCGTCAGCGTGCTGAACAAGCTCCGCGAGCGGTTCGACGTCGACCCCGAGGCCGCCGACGTCCGCCGGGCGCTGCAGAGCCTCAAGCGGAAGGGCGTCGTCGAGGTCACCTACCGGACGGTGCCGACGTTCAAACTCGCCGTCGACCGCGACGAGGTCGACGTCGAAGTCGTCTGA
- a CDS encoding right-handed parallel beta-helix repeat-containing protein, translating to MRDDEGDDADESTAATSEGSGRTPERDRDGGPGARPGTVHVDAFGAVGDGDADDGPALQAALDAAADRGGGTVTLPPGTYRHERSLLYGSNLVVDGHGATLLFDPPDPDATALVPRSYGGGERVRQVVVDGLTLGSVDPAKGNGIGVAHAEDVTVRGCRGENLRWHLVDVAGGKDVLVRNCYAVGLRSAAYQADNLTERGGLVVAPPGGGVENAAVDGSANENVAIVNNVAEDCARGVHLHRSGGHDLSVDGNKIRRCTDVGILGDDGTDWHDVRITGNIVEGTETSTGIRLDGRYRNISVENNTVRNHGGDGITVHPGGHGAAGDVSDGPDEFEEAVAEGVSVSDNTIECVGGAGIALRRASGEVADNYVYDVGIGGSRRDGSTEGREDGSLRGRPIHEPSGVVVERGDGVTVTDNVCRAVAGVGFVVRGGRNVAVTANELFDFEVGVLAVSDPTPTARVRVAANTLEGREGSQCGIRLRGGFDHRLDGNDCRRVDRGVELLGVRRVFFRDTDVVGGGDDGDDGEVGYLLDGCEELRFRDNDADGFARSTVLTGSTDIEGQLPHADVRVGSDCADVTLTFPGRAPPTEGRFDVGCRVRNVEPSPGGAMGWVCVDGGDPGTWHPFGRIDHDSV from the coding sequence ATGAGAGACGACGAGGGCGACGACGCCGACGAGTCGACTGCCGCGACGTCGGAAGGAAGCGGCCGAACGCCCGAACGCGACCGAGACGGCGGCCCCGGCGCTCGCCCGGGGACGGTACACGTCGACGCGTTCGGCGCGGTCGGCGACGGCGACGCCGACGACGGTCCCGCGTTGCAGGCGGCACTCGACGCCGCCGCCGACCGCGGCGGCGGAACCGTAACGCTGCCGCCCGGTACGTACCGCCACGAGCGCTCGCTGCTCTACGGTTCGAACCTCGTCGTCGACGGTCACGGCGCGACGCTCCTGTTCGACCCGCCGGACCCCGACGCGACGGCGCTCGTCCCGCGAAGCTACGGCGGCGGCGAACGGGTGAGACAGGTCGTCGTCGACGGACTGACCCTCGGTTCGGTCGACCCCGCGAAGGGGAACGGTATCGGCGTCGCCCACGCCGAAGACGTCACCGTCCGCGGCTGTCGGGGCGAGAACCTCCGCTGGCACCTCGTCGACGTGGCGGGCGGGAAAGACGTGCTCGTGCGGAACTGCTACGCGGTCGGTCTCCGGTCGGCCGCCTACCAGGCGGACAACCTCACCGAGCGCGGCGGCCTCGTCGTCGCCCCGCCCGGAGGCGGCGTCGAGAACGCCGCCGTCGACGGCTCCGCCAACGAGAACGTCGCCATCGTCAACAACGTCGCCGAGGACTGCGCGCGCGGCGTGCACCTCCACCGCAGCGGCGGCCACGACCTCTCGGTCGACGGGAACAAGATCCGACGCTGCACCGACGTCGGCATCCTCGGCGACGACGGCACCGACTGGCACGACGTACGCATCACCGGCAACATCGTCGAGGGAACGGAGACGTCGACCGGCATCCGCCTCGACGGCCGCTACCGAAACATCTCCGTGGAGAACAACACCGTCAGGAACCACGGCGGCGACGGCATCACGGTTCACCCCGGGGGCCACGGAGCGGCGGGCGACGTCTCCGACGGGCCCGACGAGTTCGAGGAGGCCGTCGCCGAGGGCGTCAGTGTCTCCGACAACACCATCGAGTGCGTCGGCGGTGCAGGTATCGCGCTCCGCCGGGCCTCGGGGGAAGTCGCCGACAACTACGTCTACGACGTGGGAATCGGCGGGAGTCGGCGTGACGGCTCGACCGAGGGCCGCGAAGACGGGAGCCTTCGAGGCCGTCCGATCCACGAACCGTCGGGCGTCGTCGTCGAGCGCGGCGACGGCGTCACCGTCACCGACAACGTCTGTCGCGCCGTCGCGGGCGTCGGGTTCGTCGTTCGCGGCGGCCGCAACGTCGCGGTCACGGCGAACGAACTGTTCGACTTCGAGGTCGGCGTGCTCGCCGTCTCCGACCCGACGCCGACCGCCCGAGTGCGGGTCGCGGCCAACACGCTCGAAGGCCGGGAGGGTTCGCAGTGCGGCATCCGTCTCCGCGGCGGCTTCGACCACCGCCTCGACGGGAACGACTGTCGACGGGTCGACCGCGGGGTCGAACTCCTCGGCGTCCGCCGCGTCTTCTTCCGCGACACCGACGTCGTCGGCGGAGGCGACGACGGGGACGACGGGGAGGTCGGCTATCTCCTCGACGGCTGCGAGGAGCTCCGCTTCCGCGACAACGACGCCGACGGCTTCGCGCGGTCGACGGTTCTCACGGGGTCGACCGATATCGAGGGGCAGCTCCCACACGCCGACGTTCGCGTCGGCTCCGACTGTGCCGACGTGACGTTGACGTTCCCGGGCCGCGCGCCGCCGACCGAGGGACGCTTCGACGTCGGATGCCGCGTCCGCAACGTCGAACCGTCGCCCGGAGGCGCGATGGGTTGGGTCTGCGTCGACGGCGGCGACCCCGGTACGTGGCACCCCTTCGGCCGAATCGACCACGACTCGGTCTGA